The Gordonia terrae genome contains the following window.
GCGTGGGCGTCGTCAAGCTCGTCCCCGACCTCGCCGCGTTCTGGTTCCCGTTCGTCGAGCACGCCGCGCACCGGGGCGAGATCCATCCGGGTCATGACCTGCGCGAGGTGTCCGAATGGGTTGCCCGCGTGCTGATCAGCCTGGGTACGTCGCCGGGTGAGACCGTCGACATCGACGACGCATCCCAGGTCCGACGACACCTCGAGGTCTTCATCCTCCCCGGGTTCCGCACCGATCCACGCCACTGACCGCGTCCGAGCCCCGGTCCTCCTCTGGTCTGAGTGACGCCGATCACCTAGACTGGTGTCCAGTCAACCGTCCGGCCGCCCCGGGCGGCCGAACGACGCCGTCGGAGGGCACCATGGATTTCGGGATAGTGCAGTTCACCAGTGATCGCGGATTGAAGCCGCACGTCCTCGCCCCACTCATCGAGGACGCGGGATTCGCTTCCTACTACGTTCCCGAACACGGGCACATCCCCACCAGGCGCGACGCGGCGCACCCGCGCACCGGTGACGAGACCCTGCCCGACGAGCGGTACATGCGCACGCTCGACCCGTGGACATCGCTGGCCGCCGCCGCCGCGGTCACCGAACGCATCCGTCTGGCCACGGCGGTCGCCCTTCCGGTGCAATCGGATCCGATCACGCTGGCCAAGACCATCGCGACCCTCGATCACCTCTCGAACGGACGGGTGACCCTCGGCGTCGGATTCGGCTGGAATCTCGACGAACTCGCGGACCACAACGTGCCGCCGAAGCGCCGGCGCACCATGCTGCGCGAGTACCTCGAGGCGATGTCGACGCTGTGGTCGGAGGAAGAAGCCGAATACGACGGCGAATTCGTGCAATTCGGTCCCAGCTGGGCGTGGCCCAAGTCGACCCAGGCGCACATCCCGGTCCAGGTGGGTGCGGCGGGCAACGAGAAGAACTTCAAGTGGATCGCGCGCAGCGCGGACGGCTGGATCACCACCCCGGGCGAGGAGGACATCGAGGGTTCGGTGTCGCTGCTCAAGCAGATCTGGGCCGACGCGGGCCGCACCGGCGATCCCGAGATCGTCGTCCTCGACTTCCGACCGGTTCCCGAGAAACTCGAGAAGTGGCGCGAGATCGGTGTCACGACAGTGCTGTACGGCCTGCCCGACGACTCGGTGGAGCGCGCGACCGGGTATCTCGTGAAACTCGCGGGAAAGTTGGGTATCGCTCCGGCAGTCGTGTAGAGGCCCGAATCCCTCTGCTAGCCTGGTTGCGTTCTGACACGGGGTGCTCCGCGACTGCGGGGCTGAGATGAGACCCGAGAACCTGTCCAGGTAATGCTGACGAAGGGATGTCATGTCTTTGCATGCGCACACGCCGGATCCCGGCCGCTTCACCGACCACCTGTGGGAACAGACGACAGCTCTGCGAGCGTCGATCGACGATCTCGAATTCCTGCACCGCCTCGGAGACGGCACGCTGCCCCTCGAGGTGTTCCGCACCTACCTGGAGCAGGACTCGCTGTACCTGGCCGGGTACTCGAAAGCGCTCGCGATCCTGGCGTCGAAGTCGCCCGATCCGCAGACCGCGGCGTTCTGGGCGGACTCGTCGTCGACGGCGGCCACCGTCGAGGTCGCCCTGCACGGCGACCTGCTCGGGGGCGGCCAGTTGCCGCCGCGGCAGGGTGAGCCCGAGCCGTCGACCGCGTGCCTGGCCTATGTGTCCTACCTGATCGCCACCGCAGCGACCGAGTCGTACGCGGTCGGCGCCGCCGCGGCGCTGCCCTGCTTCTGGATCTACGCCGACGTCGGCCGTGGACTGGCGGCGAGCGCCGCCGAGGTCCTCGCCGCCGACCCGAAGCACCCGTATGCCCAGTGGGTGACCACCTACGACGCCCCGGAGTTCCAGGAATCCGCCGCCCGGGCAAGGGAACTGGTGGATGCGGCCGCGGCGTCGGCCGGCGCGCCGGAACAGGCTGCGATGTCCGCGGCGTTCACCATCGCCACCCGGTATGAGCTCATGTTCTGGGACACCGCGCTGAACCCCTACGCATGGCCCGCCGCATGACCGGCCGCGTGCGCCGCGTCCTGGCCTGCCTCGTTGCCACCGTCGCGGTGTTGTCGACGGCCACCGCGTGCGGGTCGGACACCGCCTCCGACAACACCATCCGGTTCGCGCTCGACTGGACCCCGAACACCAATCACACGGGCCTTTTCGTGGCGCAACAGCGCGGATACTTCGCCGAGTCCGGCCTGGACGTCGAGATCCTGCCCTACAACAACACCTCCGTCGACACCGTCGTGGACGCGGGGAACGCCGAATTCGGGATCAGCACCCACAGTTCGTCCACCTTCTCTCGGGCATCGGGCGCGCACACGATCTCCGTGCTGGCACCACTGCAGCGGTGGGCGACAGGTATCGGTGTCCGCGCCGACCGCGACGACATCACGAGCCCGAAGGACCTCGACGGCAAGACCTATGCCGGGTTCGGTGACCCCGGTGAGGTGGAGACACTCAAGCGGGTGATCCGAAACGACGGCGGCACAGGTGAATTCACCTCGGTCACCCTCGGCACCTCCGCATACGAGGCCGTCTATTCCGGGAAGGCGGACTTCACCGTCTCGTATCTCGCCTGGGAGGGCATCGAGGCCGAGCACCACGGAACGCCGATGAGGTATTTCCACTATACGGACTTCGGTTTCCCGGAGGCCTACGCGATCGTCGTCGACGCCAACGAGGACTGGCTGAACGAGAACCCGGAGCGTGCGGCGACGTTCGTACGGGCACTGCAACGCGGCTACCAGGCTGCGGCCGATGACCCGGATGCCGCCGCCCGCGACCTCATCGCCGCCAATCCGGGCGCGTTCAACGATGAGAAGCTGGTCGTCGAGAGCCAGCGGATGCTTGCCGCCCAGTACATGAAAGACGCGAACGGCCGGGTGGGCGGGCAGACGCTCGAGCAGTGGGCCGGGAACTCCGGGTTCCTCTACCGCAGTGGGCTTCTCACGGGTCCGGACGGGTCCGCGCTCACGACCGAGCCGGACTGGTCGACCTACTTCACCAATGATTACCTCGACGCGTCTCGCTAGCACCGGCCTCCGGCGGGCCGCGCCCGCGATCGTGGCGGTGGTGGTACTCGTCGCGGCCTGGCAGGTCTATGTCGACCTCAGCGGGGTCCGACCGCAACTGCTGCCGTCGCCGTCCCGGGTCGCGGCACAGGGGTGGGCGCATCGGGACGAGATCGGGGTGCACGCCGGGGCGACGCTTCAGGTCACCCTGATCGGCTTCGCGGTGTCACTGGTCCTGGCATGGGTACTGGCGATCATCGTCGACTTCTCCCCCACCCTGCGGCGAGCCTTCGTGCCCCTGTTCGTCGCGTCGCAGACATTGCCGATCATCGCGATCGCCCCGCTGATGATCATCTGGTTCGGCTTCGGCGTGCTCCCGAAGGTCCTCGTCATCGCCCTTGTCACCTTCTTCCCGATGGCGATCGGGTTGATCGAGGGGTTCGCGGCCGCCGATCGCGAGGCCGGCGCACTCCTGCGGAGCATGGGCGCCACCCGCCGGCAGATCTTCCGCTACGTGCGCCTGCCGTCCGCGCTC
Protein-coding sequences here:
- a CDS encoding LLM class F420-dependent oxidoreductase produces the protein MDFGIVQFTSDRGLKPHVLAPLIEDAGFASYYVPEHGHIPTRRDAAHPRTGDETLPDERYMRTLDPWTSLAAAAAVTERIRLATAVALPVQSDPITLAKTIATLDHLSNGRVTLGVGFGWNLDELADHNVPPKRRRTMLREYLEAMSTLWSEEEAEYDGEFVQFGPSWAWPKSTQAHIPVQVGAAGNEKNFKWIARSADGWITTPGEEDIEGSVSLLKQIWADAGRTGDPEIVVLDFRPVPEKLEKWREIGVTTVLYGLPDDSVERATGYLVKLAGKLGIAPAVV
- a CDS encoding TenA family protein; this translates as MSLHAHTPDPGRFTDHLWEQTTALRASIDDLEFLHRLGDGTLPLEVFRTYLEQDSLYLAGYSKALAILASKSPDPQTAAFWADSSSTAATVEVALHGDLLGGGQLPPRQGEPEPSTACLAYVSYLIATAATESYAVGAAAALPCFWIYADVGRGLAASAAEVLAADPKHPYAQWVTTYDAPEFQESAARARELVDAAAASAGAPEQAAMSAAFTIATRYELMFWDTALNPYAWPAA
- a CDS encoding ABC transporter substrate-binding protein, which produces MARRMTGRVRRVLACLVATVAVLSTATACGSDTASDNTIRFALDWTPNTNHTGLFVAQQRGYFAESGLDVEILPYNNTSVDTVVDAGNAEFGISTHSSSTFSRASGAHTISVLAPLQRWATGIGVRADRDDITSPKDLDGKTYAGFGDPGEVETLKRVIRNDGGTGEFTSVTLGTSAYEAVYSGKADFTVSYLAWEGIEAEHHGTPMRYFHYTDFGFPEAYAIVVDANEDWLNENPERAATFVRALQRGYQAAADDPDAAARDLIAANPGAFNDEKLVVESQRMLAAQYMKDANGRVGGQTLEQWAGNSGFLYRSGLLTGPDGSALTTEPDWSTYFTNDYLDASR
- a CDS encoding ABC transporter permease — its product is MITSTRLASTGLRRAAPAIVAVVVLVAAWQVYVDLSGVRPQLLPSPSRVAAQGWAHRDEIGVHAGATLQVTLIGFAVSLVLAWVLAIIVDFSPTLRRAFVPLFVASQTLPIIAIAPLMIIWFGFGVLPKVLVIALVTFFPMAIGLIEGFAAADREAGALLRSMGATRRQIFRYVRLPSALPRFFTALRIGITYAVVGAVFAEYVGASQGLGIYMSLQKNSFRTDLVLAAVLVTAVISVGLYLLTFAIERVVVPWARAEKTEPS